The Glycine soja cultivar W05 chromosome 8, ASM419377v2, whole genome shotgun sequence genome has a window encoding:
- the LOC114421429 gene encoding uncharacterized protein LOC114421429: MPSTENQGFSLSFSSFGRSIFGVGQEQVHSVEASNESDSCNLELGSFQKRVTDRFQDLSVASDEQFLSIDWIQKLLGAFICCQEEFRAILLNNKEQVTKPPLDRMISEFFERSVKALDICNASRDGIEKIRTWQKHLEIVFCALGSSKRALTEGHFRRARKALMDLALAMLDEKESGSVFSQRNRSFGRHNSGKDHHSSSGHSRSHSWSVSRSWSAAKQLQSIANNLVPPRATEVAATSGLATPVYTMNCILLIVLWTLVAAIPCQDRGLNIHFSVPRQLSWSTPVTSLHERITEESKKRERRNSNGLLKEIYQVEISSRRLTDLIDSAQFPLADDQKTEVERNVMELMRVCEAFRNGSDPLERQVREVFQKIMACRTEGLDYLGTPSHTEQ; encoded by the coding sequence ATGCCTTCTACAGAAAATCAGGGCTTTTCGTTGTCCTTTTCCTCGTTTGGCCGTTCCATATTTGGTGTCGGGCAGGAGCAGGTTCATTCTGTGGAAGCAAGTAATGAATCTGATTCCTGTAATTTAGAGCTCGGGTCATTCCAAAAGCGTGTTACCGATCGATTTCAAGACCTTTCTGTGGCTAGTGATGAGCAATTTCTCTCAATTGATTGGATTCAGAAGCTCCTCGGAGCATTTATCTGCTGCCAAGAGGAATTCAGAGCCATCCTGTTGAATAACAAAGAGCAGGTCACAAAACCCCCCCTTGATCGCATGATTTCTGAATTCTTTGAGAGGTCAGTGAAGGCGCTTGACATTTGTAATGCTAGCCGAGATGGGATTGAGAAGATTCGCACATGGCAAAAGCATCTGGAAATTGTGTTTTGTGCCTTGGGTTCGAGTAAGAGAGCGTTAACTGAAGGCCATTTCCGGAGGGCAAGAAAGGCACTGATGGATTTAGCATTGGCAATGCTTGATGAAAAAGAGTCTGGATCAGTTTTTTCTCAGCGTAATAGGTCTTTTGGGCGACATAACTCTGGCAAGGATCATCACTCCTCATCAGGGCATTCAAGATCGCATTCGTGGAGTGTCTCTCGTTCCTGGTCTGCAGCCAAGCAACTACAATCCATTGCGAATAACCTTGTTCCACCCCGTGCTACTGAGGTTGCTGCAACAAGTGGGCTTGCGACTCCTGTTTATACAATGAACTGTATTCTCCTGATAGTTTTGTGGACCCTTGTTGCAGCCATTCCTTGTCAGGATAGGGGTCTAAACATTCATTTTTCAGTCCCACGGCAATTATCCTGGAGCACTCCGGTTACCTCACTTCATGAACGAATCACGGAAGAGTCAAAGAAGCGAGAGCGCCGAAACTCAAATGGTTTGTTGAAGGAGATATATCAAGTTGAGATAAGCAGCCGCCGCTTGACCGACCTGATAGATTCAGCTCAGTTTCCGTTGGCAGATGACCAGAAAACAGAAGTTGAGCGCAATGTGATGGAGCTGATGCGTGTTTGTGAAGCTTTCAGAAATGGATCGGATCCGTTGGAGCGCCAAGTGAGGGAGGTCTTCCAGAAGATAATGGCATGTCGAACTGAGGGGCTCGATTATCTTGGCACGCCAAGCCATACAGAGCAATGA